One Weissella coleopterorum DNA segment encodes these proteins:
- a CDS encoding NAD(P)H-binding protein: MQNILILGANGRIACFAEQDLLAKTNYQLIYFLRNSSRLTIQNPNREQVIEGDATKVSDLERALVGVDIVYANLAGKDIVQQAQAIVQAMQKQGIRRIYWVSSLGIYDEVPGAFGVWNNQTLDGYLQPYAKAAAIIEAAPLDSTIIRPAWLTNQNEVNYEITHKNEPFKGTEVSRKTVGVVISELIQNPQKAINDSLGINKPNTDGDKPAWY, from the coding sequence ATGCAAAATATCTTAATTTTAGGTGCTAATGGTCGAATTGCTTGCTTTGCAGAGCAAGATTTACTAGCAAAAACGAATTATCAATTAATTTATTTTTTACGTAATAGTAGTAGGTTAACGATTCAAAATCCAAACCGTGAGCAAGTGATCGAAGGGGATGCAACGAAAGTTAGCGATCTTGAGAGAGCATTAGTTGGTGTAGATATCGTTTATGCTAATTTAGCGGGAAAAGATATTGTTCAACAAGCACAAGCAATTGTACAAGCTATGCAAAAACAAGGAATTAGGCGAATTTATTGGGTTTCAAGTTTAGGAATCTATGACGAAGTACCAGGTGCTTTTGGTGTTTGGAATAATCAAACTTTAGATGGTTATCTTCAACCGTATGCCAAAGCTGCCGCCATCATTGAAGCTGCTCCTTTAGACAGTACGATAATTCGACCCGCTTGGTTAACCAATCAAAATGAAGTTAATTATGAAATAACGCATAAAAATGAACCATTTAAAGGAACTGAGGTTTCCAGAAAAACGGTGGGAGTGGTTATTAGTGAATTAATTCAAAATCCGCAAAAAGCAATTAATGATTCACTTGGAATTAATAAGCCGAATACCGATGGAGATAAACCGGCTTGGTATTAA
- a CDS encoding GIY-YIG nuclease family protein: MPRHIFINRESNNDHISIFYDEPAFIVLADKDDLPKINILEESHKPGIYILIGEHQRYIGQASGSIFSRLQQHFINKNWWHKVIFFGRDDGHLNKAQLDFLEAKLINAFSQSNFKVDNNTTGNHSYIDKMSKITANSLLKLVEDTLSNVSNINLFDDLNSSEHELIDESSLHSVTFKSKQYISKSARKILLDLVKDIIVTDDLLSLAPIISNSLPSTTYFIGTEKRISSKGTELSQVISETPYHLYVTFSTNVIEKKLQLIADLTHHPIEINF; the protein is encoded by the coding sequence ATGCCAAGGCATATTTTTATTAATCGAGAATCAAATAATGATCACATATCCATCTTCTATGATGAGCCTGCATTTATTGTACTTGCGGATAAAGACGATTTACCTAAAATAAATATTTTGGAAGAATCCCATAAACCTGGTATTTATATTTTAATTGGAGAACATCAACGCTATATTGGTCAGGCCTCTGGTTCAATTTTTAGTCGCCTACAGCAACACTTTATTAATAAAAATTGGTGGCATAAAGTTATCTTCTTTGGTCGTGATGACGGTCACTTAAACAAGGCTCAATTAGATTTTTTAGAGGCCAAATTAATTAATGCTTTTTCACAGTCTAATTTTAAAGTCGATAATAATACTACTGGTAATCATAGTTATATCGACAAAATGAGCAAAATAACGGCTAACTCCCTTTTAAAATTAGTCGAAGATACACTAAGTAATGTTTCCAACATTAACTTATTTGATGATCTAAACAGCAGCGAGCATGAATTAATAGATGAATCCAGTTTGCATTCGGTAACTTTTAAATCTAAGCAATATATTAGCAAATCAGCTCGCAAGATATTATTAGACCTTGTTAAAGACATTATTGTCACTGACGATTTGTTAAGTTTAGCCCCAATCATCTCAAATTCGCTCCCCAGCACGACATATTTTATCGGCACTGAAAAGCGAATATCATCCAAAGGAACTGAACTTTCACAGGTTATTTCAGAAACTCCTTACCATCTCTATGTCACTTTCTCGACTAATGTCATTGAAAAAAAGCTTCAATTAATCGCTGATTTAACCCATCATCCCATTGAAATTAATTTCTAG
- a CDS encoding GA module-containing protein, which produces MKKSGINLVVGANRITRKKLYKSKKVWMASLMVGAIIGSSGVGPINDIFGVDNNISHSVAASVVHGEIFSDIQTLNNSGTTAQNGLDPLQTNNVNFAISGGSAVDVSLLGDNQKYAVLGIPTDLQGKVVANGSAQVTTNVTVPLDKFVLLKTNLDLIHAFVTEANRLQGLNPTLHIDLAGVNDALDAVETVLGSTKGSYNSPINDNGTYLSADIGTGSSEIIANNLVTALNQLETAVNNTEFTGFGAGPVNTLLGVPKKLATDALEVSKTGLQAGGNLFNQIADISLFGATTVIMPTTINPAGNLNNGKINSEKFVGTMANPNFITVDLFTNSSGSSNVFIGKEQVDDLAAEKQAAIDEINGLKNLDAGAKQGYIDQVNEAKTTGEINQVVDAAKAADQKALDDAKASAKTEITGMANLDDATKQGYVERVENATTVAEVEQILAEAQAANQAADDLAAEKQAAIDEINGLKNLDAGAKQGYIDQVNEAKTTGEINQVVDAAKAADQKALDDAKASAKTEITGMANLDDATKQGYVERVENATTVAEVEQILAEAQAANQAADDLAAEKQAAIDEINDLKNLDAGAKQGYIDQVNEAKTTGEINQVVDAAKAADQKALDDAKASAKTEITGMANLDDATKQGYVDRVENATTVAEVEQILAEAQAANQAADDLAAEKQAAIDEINDLKNLDAGAKQGYIDQVNEAKTTGEINQVVDAAKAADQKALDDAKASAKTEITGMANLDDATKQGYVDRVENATTVAEVEQILAEAQAANQAADDLAAEKQAAIDQINDLKNLDKDQKQDYIDQVNNAKTADEITKIVDAAKVADQKAGADKLAEEKKNAIDQINDLKNLDKDQKQDYIDQVNNAKTTDEITKIVDAAKAADQKAGADKLAEEKKNAIDQINDLKNLDKDQKQDYIDQVNNAKIADEITKIVDAAKVADQKAGADKLAEEKKNAIDQINDLKNLDKDQKQDYIDQVNNAKTADEITKIVDAAKVADQKAGADKLAEEKKTAIDEINDLKNLDKDQKQDYIDQVNNAKTADEITKIVDAAKAADQKAGADKLAEEKKNAIDEINDLKNLDKDQKQDYIDQVNNAKTADEITKIVDAAKAADQKAGADKLAEEKKTAIDQINTAKTLNDKQKQDYINQIRNAETSSDLGKIMQQTKLPQTDAKNQLTIGALISIALVSVFSLSYVLGKKHK; this is translated from the coding sequence ATGAAGAAGTCTGGCATAAATTTAGTAGTAGGTGCAAATCGTATTACTCGGAAAAAATTATATAAGTCAAAGAAGGTCTGGATGGCTTCTTTGATGGTTGGAGCAATTATAGGATCTAGTGGGGTTGGCCCAATTAATGATATCTTTGGAGTTGATAATAATATCAGTCATTCAGTTGCGGCATCAGTCGTTCATGGAGAAATATTCTCGGATATCCAGACACTTAATAATAGCGGAACTACTGCGCAAAATGGTTTAGATCCACTTCAAACTAATAATGTTAATTTTGCAATTAGCGGAGGCAGTGCGGTCGATGTTTCATTATTAGGAGATAATCAAAAATACGCTGTTTTGGGGATACCTACTGACTTACAAGGCAAGGTAGTCGCAAATGGTTCAGCGCAGGTAACAACTAATGTGACGGTACCGCTAGATAAATTTGTCTTGTTAAAAACGAATTTAGATTTAATTCATGCATTCGTAACTGAGGCTAATCGTTTACAAGGCTTAAACCCAACATTGCATATTGATTTGGCTGGCGTCAATGACGCGTTAGATGCTGTAGAAACTGTTTTGGGATCAACAAAGGGAAGTTACAATAGTCCAATTAATGATAATGGGACCTACTTATCCGCTGATATCGGAACCGGGAGTAGCGAGATTATCGCTAATAACTTAGTGACGGCTCTTAATCAACTGGAAACAGCAGTGAATAATACAGAATTTACTGGATTTGGGGCGGGACCAGTTAATACTTTGTTAGGTGTTCCTAAGAAACTAGCGACGGATGCTTTAGAAGTTTCCAAGACGGGTTTGCAAGCTGGTGGTAATTTATTTAATCAGATTGCAGATATTTCATTATTTGGAGCGACAACTGTAATAATGCCAACGACAATTAATCCAGCTGGTAATTTAAATAATGGTAAAATTAATTCAGAAAAATTTGTTGGAACGATGGCAAATCCGAATTTTATTACGGTAGATCTTTTTACAAACAGCTCTGGTTCAAGTAATGTGTTTATTGGAAAAGAACAAGTTGATGATTTAGCAGCTGAAAAGCAGGCCGCAATTGATGAAATTAATGGGTTAAAGAATTTAGATGCGGGGGCAAAACAAGGCTATATCGACCAAGTGAATGAAGCCAAAACCACAGGTGAAATCAATCAGGTGGTTGACGCTGCCAAGGCTGCTGATCAAAAAGCTCTAGATGATGCGAAAGCATCCGCGAAGACTGAGATAACAGGAATGGCTAATTTGGATGATGCGACAAAGCAAGGGTACGTGGAGCGAGTAGAAAACGCCACAACGGTGGCAGAAGTAGAACAGATTTTAGCTGAAGCACAGGCGGCAAACCAAGCGGCAGATGATTTAGCAGCTGAAAAGCAGGCCGCAATTGATGAAATTAATGGGTTAAAGAATTTAGATGCAGGGGCAAAACAAGGCTATATCGACCAAGTGAATGAAGCCAAAACCACGGGTGAAATCAATCAGGTGGTTGACGCTGCCAAGGCCGCTGATCAAAAAGCTCTAGATGATGCGAAAGCATCCGCGAAGACTGAGATAACAGGAATGGCTAACTTAGATGATGCGACAAAGCAAGGGTACGTGGAGCGAGTAGAAAACGCCACAACGGTGGCAGAAGTAGAACAGATTTTAGCTGAAGCACAGGCGGCGAATCAAGCGGCAGATGATTTAGCAGCTGAAAAGCAGGCCGCAATTGATGAAATTAATGACTTAAAGAATTTAGATGCAGGGGCAAAACAAGGCTATATCGACCAAGTGAATGAAGCCAAAACCACAGGTGAAATCAATCAGGTGGTTGATGCCGCCAAGGCTGCTGATCAAAAAGCTCTAGATGATGCGAAAGCATCCGCGAAGACTGAGATAACAGGAATGGCTAACTTGGATGATGCGACAAAGCAAGGGTACGTGGATCGAGTAGAAAACGCCACAACGGTGGCAGAAGTAGAACAGATTTTAGCTGAAGCACAGGCGGCGAATCAAGCGGCAGATGATTTAGCAGCTGAAAAGCAGGCCGCAATTGATGAAATTAATGACTTAAAGAATTTAGATGCAGGGGCAAAACAAGGCTATATCGACCAAGTGAATGAAGCCAAAACCACAGGTGAAATCAATCAGGTGGTTGATGCCGCCAAGGCTGCTGATCAAAAAGCTCTAGATGATGCGAAAGCATCCGCGAAGACTGAGATAACAGGAATGGCTAACTTGGATGATGCGACAAAGCAAGGGTACGTGGATCGAGTAGAAAACGCCACAACGGTGGCAGAAGTAGAACAGATTTTAGCTGAAGCACAGGCGGCAAACCAAGCGGCAGATGATTTAGCAGCTGAAAAGCAGGCCGCAATTGATCAAATCAATGATTTAAAGAATCTTGATAAGGATCAAAAACAGGATTATATTGACCAAGTCAATAATGCGAAAACCGCTGATGAAATCACCAAGATCGTTGACGCTGCTAAGGTCGCCGATCAAAAGGCTGGTGCTGATAAATTAGCAGAAGAGAAGAAAAACGCAATTGATCAAATCAATGATTTAAAGAATCTTGATAAGGATCAAAAACAGGATTATATTGACCAAGTCAATAATGCGAAAACCACTGATGAAATCACCAAGATCGTTGATGCAGCCAAGGCCGCTGATCAAAAGGCTGGTGCTGATAAATTAGCAGAAGAGAAGAAAAATGCAATTGATCAAATTAATGATTTAAAGAATCTTGATAAGGACCAAAAACAGGATTATATTGACCAAGTCAATAATGCGAAAATCGCTGATGAAATCACCAAGATCGTTGACGCTGCTAAGGTCGCCGATCAAAAGGCTGGTGCTGATAAATTAGCAGAAGAGAAGAAAAACGCAATTGATCAAATCAATGACTTAAAGAATCTTGATAAGGACCAAAAACAGGATTATATTGACCAAGTCAATAATGCGAAAACCGCTGATGAAATCACCAAGATTGTTGACGCTGCTAAGGTCGCCGACCAGAAGGCCGGCGCAGATAAGTTAGCGGAAGAGAAGAAAACCGCGATTGATGAAATTAATGACTTAAAGAATCTTGATAAGGACCAAAAACAGGATTATATTGACCAAGTCAATAATGCGAAAACCGCTGATGAAATCACCAAGATCGTTGACGCTGCCAAGGCCGCCGATCAAAAGGCTGGTGCTGATAAATTAGCAGAAGAGAAGAAAAACGCAATTGATGAAATTAATGACTTAAAGAATCTTGATAAGGACCAAAAACAGGATTATATTGACCAAGTCAATAATGCGAAAACCGCTGATGAAATCACCAAGATCGTTGACGCTGCCAAGGCCGCCGATCAAAAGGCTGGCGCAGATAAATTAGCGGAAGAGAAGAAAACCGCGATTGATCAAATTAATACTGCTAAAACTTTAAATGATAAGCAGAAGCAGGATTACATTAATCAAATTAGAAACGCTGAGACAAGCTCAGATCTAGGAAAAATTATGCAACAAACTAAATTACCTCAGACTGATGCTAAGAACCAGTTAACAATTGGAGCATTGATTTCAATTGCATTGGTTAGTGTCTTCTCACTATCTTATGTATTAGGAAAAAAACATAAATAA
- a CDS encoding potassium channel family protein: MAETYAVVGLGRFGSSLLESLINDGQEVLAIDNNTEMIQNYMELATHAVIADAQDEESLRELDLASFDHVIVAIGHNQQASILATIILKDIGCKHVIAKAENNLHARVLDKVGADEVVRPEHEMAQQVANRLVSPNLLNYISLSDDYSIGEIKITNFSFINQSLADLDIRSKYGLNVIAVKAHELFLVSPDADYVLNIGDVLTVIGTSADVQKFDRLVSGIKK, translated from the coding sequence ATGGCAGAGACATATGCGGTGGTGGGACTTGGACGCTTTGGTAGTTCACTGCTTGAGTCATTGATCAATGACGGACAAGAAGTTCTAGCAATTGATAATAATACTGAAATGATTCAAAATTACATGGAACTCGCCACACATGCTGTGATAGCTGATGCCCAAGATGAAGAATCTCTTCGTGAATTAGATCTAGCATCCTTTGATCACGTCATTGTCGCCATTGGCCATAATCAACAAGCTTCAATTTTAGCTACAATTATTTTAAAGGATATTGGATGTAAGCATGTTATCGCCAAAGCCGAAAATAATTTACACGCTCGAGTTCTCGATAAAGTTGGCGCTGACGAAGTCGTCCGTCCAGAACACGAAATGGCTCAACAAGTTGCTAATCGCCTTGTTTCCCCCAACCTATTAAACTATATTTCACTAAGTGATGACTATTCAATTGGTGAAATTAAAATTACTAATTTTTCATTTATCAACCAATCCCTTGCCGATTTAGATATTCGTTCTAAATATGGTTTGAACGTCATCGCTGTTAAAGCCCATGAATTATTCCTTGTCTCCCCTGATGCTGATTATGTCTTAAATATTGGGGACGTACTGACGGTGATTGGTACAAGTGCCGATGTGCAAAAATTTGATCGCCTTGTTTCTGGGATCAAAAAATAA
- a CDS encoding glycosyltransferase family 8 protein, with product MSENINLLVTLDENYLPYLKVMLFSLHQNNLDQHFDLWLFHEKIDSQQLTQLSLLVERLAVTLHAVQISGQLFKNAPTVERYPREMYFRLACGNLLPQNVKRVIYLDPDILVINSVRPLWELDLQGNVFAAAVHAGLTNIAKSINNIRLQTTKSYFNSGVLLIDVERARKIVKLEDIYQTIRKYGDYLLLPDQDVMNHLYSHVTLEIPEEIWNYDTRQSNIYFTRHVDTFNMRWVAQNTVFLHFCGKPKPWSTRNNSRFGFLYLHYQQLLQKFE from the coding sequence ATGTCTGAAAATATCAATCTTCTTGTCACCCTTGACGAAAATTACTTACCATATTTAAAAGTAATGTTATTTTCATTGCACCAAAATAACCTAGATCAGCATTTCGATCTGTGGCTTTTCCATGAAAAAATCGATAGTCAACAATTAACTCAGCTGTCCTTGCTAGTAGAAAGACTAGCTGTTACCTTACATGCTGTTCAAATTTCAGGCCAACTTTTTAAAAATGCACCAACCGTAGAGCGTTATCCTCGGGAAATGTATTTTCGTTTAGCTTGCGGGAATTTACTCCCTCAAAACGTCAAGCGTGTCATCTATCTGGATCCAGACATACTGGTTATCAATTCTGTTCGGCCACTCTGGGAGTTAGATTTACAAGGCAATGTTTTCGCAGCTGCTGTCCATGCCGGTTTAACTAATATTGCCAAGAGCATCAACAACATTCGGCTTCAAACTACCAAAAGTTATTTCAATTCTGGCGTTCTCTTAATTGACGTTGAACGTGCTCGTAAAATTGTTAAATTAGAAGATATTTATCAAACAATTCGTAAATATGGTGATTACTTATTGTTGCCAGATCAAGATGTGATGAATCATCTATATAGTCACGTAACCCTCGAAATTCCCGAAGAAATTTGGAATTATGATACGCGCCAATCTAATATTTACTTCACTCGCCACGTCGATACCTTTAACATGCGTTGGGTCGCACAAAATACTGTATTTTTGCATTTTTGTGGTAAACCAAAACCTTGGAGTACAAGAAATAATAGTCGTTTTGGTTTTCTTTATCTTCACTACCAACAACTACTTCAAAAATTTGAGTGA
- the lepB gene encoding signal peptidase I, producing MKTFKSIMSSWVLPILIGLALALIIRQFWFTIVRVDGTSMEPNLTNNERVLVLRSSEIKRGSVVVFNAQGIDPNVQVKREYVKRVIGLPGDKVASKDGEIYVNNKKVDQNYLPQSEKVATNNVNNVGNWDNLSELGQHMNWNKDSQTITVPKGKYFVLGDHRTVSNDSRYWGFVPKDKMFGVVKVGFWTKTAPKDAINQQYINFFATK from the coding sequence ATGAAAACTTTTAAATCGATTATGTCATCATGGGTCTTACCAATTTTAATCGGTTTGGCATTAGCGTTAATTATCCGGCAATTCTGGTTTACAATTGTCCGTGTTGATGGAACTTCAATGGAACCTAATTTAACTAATAATGAGCGCGTTTTAGTTTTGCGTTCATCCGAAATTAAACGGGGAAGTGTCGTTGTCTTTAATGCCCAAGGAATTGATCCAAACGTCCAAGTTAAACGCGAATATGTTAAACGAGTAATTGGATTGCCTGGTGATAAGGTTGCTTCTAAAGATGGTGAAATCTATGTTAATAATAAAAAAGTTGATCAAAATTATCTGCCCCAATCTGAAAAAGTAGCAACTAATAATGTCAACAATGTTGGAAATTGGGATAACTTATCTGAACTAGGACAACACATGAATTGGAATAAAGACAGCCAAACGATCACCGTTCCAAAGGGTAAGTATTTTGTCTTAGGAGATCATCGAACGGTTTCAAATGATTCTCGTTACTGGGGATTTGTTCCAAAGGATAAAATGTTTGGGGTAGTTAAGGTTGGTTTCTGGACCAAAACTGCACCAAAAGATGCTATCAATCAGCAATACATTAATTTTTTTGCAACAAAATAA
- a CDS encoding amino acid permease — protein MSKQRELSRALSARHVQMIALGGSIGTGLFLGSGSAIHTTGPALILAYLITGIFGFLMMRAVGELLLSNLKIRSFIDFAKIYLGTKWEFAIGWSYWLAWASLAMADLTATGIYIRFWIPSLPQWITPLIIVLILVALNLTTVKLFGEMEALFASIKIIAILALIASGLVMIITGFHQGNNTASFQNLFNHGGFFPTGIRGFLLAFPMVIFSFTGIEMIGLTAGETKNPRLDIPRAINAVPIRIALFYIGAITIIMSIFPWNQIKPNQSPFVQIFTGLGINFAAGIINFVVFTAALSAANSAIFSTSRTLYVLAKNRLAPHSLAHLSKNNVPITGMLASAIVFLIVVLLNYFFPSQAFDLITGVANTSFIFVWLLILITHLKYRQQNDQLGAFQMPWFPYTNYLTIIFYLFILVILLINPSTRLSVVLTIIFFMLMIHGYPYVHRFKVNY, from the coding sequence ATGTCTAAACAACGTGAACTAAGCCGAGCATTATCTGCTCGGCACGTCCAAATGATCGCCTTAGGTGGTTCAATTGGAACCGGTCTGTTTCTAGGATCGGGAAGTGCAATTCATACCACCGGACCAGCACTAATTTTAGCTTATTTAATTACTGGTATTTTTGGATTCCTAATGATGCGTGCCGTTGGTGAGTTACTTTTATCAAATCTAAAAATTCGTTCTTTCATCGATTTTGCCAAAATATATCTAGGTACAAAATGGGAATTTGCGATTGGATGGTCCTATTGGTTAGCTTGGGCCAGTCTTGCAATGGCAGACTTAACGGCAACTGGAATTTATATTCGTTTTTGGATTCCCAGTCTGCCTCAATGGATAACTCCACTAATCATCGTACTCATTTTAGTTGCACTGAATTTAACAACCGTGAAATTATTTGGTGAAATGGAAGCCTTATTTGCATCAATCAAGATCATCGCCATTTTGGCATTAATTGCAAGTGGATTAGTCATGATTATTACTGGTTTCCATCAGGGTAATAATACTGCTTCATTTCAAAACTTATTCAATCATGGAGGCTTTTTCCCAACCGGTATCAGAGGTTTTCTTCTAGCTTTTCCGATGGTTATTTTTTCATTTACCGGAATTGAAATGATTGGTTTAACGGCTGGTGAAACAAAAAATCCAAGGCTTGATATTCCACGGGCCATCAATGCCGTCCCCATTCGGATTGCACTATTCTATATTGGTGCTATCACAATCATCATGTCCATTTTCCCTTGGAATCAAATTAAGCCCAATCAATCGCCATTTGTGCAAATTTTTACTGGACTAGGTATTAATTTTGCAGCTGGAATTATTAACTTTGTGGTTTTCACCGCGGCGCTTTCTGCGGCTAATTCTGCAATTTTTTCTACTTCACGGACGCTCTACGTTTTGGCCAAAAATAGATTAGCCCCCCATTCCCTAGCACATTTATCAAAAAATAACGTTCCAATTACTGGTATGCTTGCCTCTGCCATTGTTTTTTTAATTGTCGTCTTATTAAACTATTTTTTCCCAAGTCAGGCGTTTGACCTCATTACTGGTGTGGCAAATACCTCGTTTATCTTTGTCTGGCTCTTAATTTTAATCACTCATCTTAAGTATCGGCAGCAAAATGACCAATTAGGAGCATTTCAGATGCCCTGGTTCCCCTATACAAACTACCTAACAATTATTTTTTACCTCTTTATCCTAGTCATTCTCCTGATTAATCCCAGCACTCGCCTCTCGGTAGTACTAACAATCATATTCTTTATGCTGATGATCCATGGTTATCCTTATGTTCATCGATTTAAAGTTAATTATTAA
- a CDS encoding MgtC/SapB family protein, which yields MELDFIIKLLLAVILGIFIGLERQTRFKSAGVRTHALVSLGGALVMIISKYGFMNILNLNNIALDPSRIAAQVVSGIGFLGAGLIIVKGDKFLSVSGLTTAAGVWVTSGIGMAVGADMYSLAIGGTIIIIIMQLILYKFKDFNLHTIYHIRMTSPIEDAQVNDYLNQIRSNKFSPVIDAIKLEHNQISTELTVVLSNSDDLIDLKQSMPTSTFIEISGE from the coding sequence ATGGAACTTGATTTTATTATTAAACTATTATTAGCTGTCATTTTAGGGATCTTTATCGGTTTGGAACGCCAAACTCGTTTTAAATCAGCTGGAGTTAGAACCCACGCACTAGTTTCTTTAGGTGGGGCTCTTGTCATGATTATTTCGAAATATGGATTTATGAACATATTAAATCTCAACAATATTGCGTTAGACCCTTCCCGAATCGCGGCCCAAGTGGTTAGTGGAATTGGATTTTTAGGTGCCGGGTTAATCATCGTCAAAGGTGATAAGTTTCTGAGTGTTTCCGGTTTAACCACGGCTGCTGGTGTTTGGGTAACTTCTGGCATTGGGATGGCCGTTGGGGCTGATATGTATTCTTTAGCCATTGGTGGCACGATAATTATCATTATCATGCAATTGATCCTCTATAAATTTAAAGATTTCAACCTACATACTATCTATCATATTCGAATGACAAGTCCCATTGAAGATGCCCAGGTCAATGATTATCTCAATCAAATTCGATCAAATAAATTCAGTCCCGTCATCGATGCGATTAAACTTGAACATAATCAAATTAGCACAGAATTAACCGTAGTCTTATCAAATTCTGATGACTTAATTGACCTAAAACAATCTATGCCAACCAGTACATTTATCGAAATTAGTGGTGAATAA
- a CDS encoding GNAT family N-acetyltransferase, whose protein sequence is MLGNMAPNERIAIALDSKTVIGVGALVDQDIAQIPQTPFISTIYVTKKYRKNQLGTAIVSKLEHTAQQLGYKDVFIISSLDNFYEKMHFSKIDDIIDFMNRPMKLYQKSLR, encoded by the coding sequence ATGTTAGGTAACATGGCTCCCAATGAACGTATCGCAATTGCTTTAGATTCCAAAACGGTCATTGGAGTGGGAGCACTTGTGGATCAAGATATTGCTCAAATCCCACAAACCCCTTTTATCAGTACCATCTATGTGACCAAAAAATATCGAAAAAACCAACTTGGTACAGCGATCGTCTCTAAACTTGAACATACTGCCCAACAATTAGGCTATAAAGATGTTTTTATTATCTCAAGTTTAGATAATTTCTACGAAAAAATGCATTTTTCTAAGATTGATGATATTATCGATTTTATGAATCGGCCGATGAAGTTATACCAAAAATCACTACGCTAA
- a CDS encoding ankyrin repeat domain-containing protein encodes MDEFDEKRNTPLNLAVHNNDIKIAKVLIDNGADINIQNENEDSPYLYAGAEGRTEILQEMLEKSQPDLVKHNRYGGNALIPAAEKGHIETLKILLEHGQENVNYQNNFGYTALIEAVGLRDGGPVYQEITRILLEYGADQTIQDNSGRTALDYAEQNNYLDIVHILREFKAK; translated from the coding sequence ATTGATGAATTTGATGAAAAACGGAATACCCCGTTAAATTTAGCGGTGCATAATAATGATATTAAGATTGCCAAAGTTTTAATTGATAATGGTGCCGATATAAATATTCAAAATGAGAATGAAGATAGTCCATACCTGTACGCTGGGGCTGAAGGGCGAACTGAAATTTTACAAGAAATGTTGGAAAAATCGCAACCGGATTTGGTAAAACATAATCGGTATGGTGGTAATGCTTTGATTCCAGCGGCAGAAAAAGGACATATTGAAACTTTAAAGATATTGTTAGAACATGGACAAGAGAACGTAAATTATCAAAATAATTTTGGATATACGGCTTTAATTGAAGCTGTTGGGCTACGCGACGGAGGACCGGTATATCAAGAAATTACACGAATATTACTAGAATATGGGGCGGATCAAACAATTCAGGATAATTCTGGACGGACAGCATTAGATTATGCAGAACAAAACAATTATCTTGATATTGTCCATATTTTACGGGAATTTAAAGCAAAATAA